The following are from one region of the Methanomassiliicoccales archaeon LGM-DZ1 genome:
- a CDS encoding glycerol dehydrogenase, giving the protein MTNARETAWRVFSTELNSASYEIKAEAEKMPSYQLSRLGARINRVLIAGILTEKENVGTDDEPMWRGRIQDVASGTVYINIGRFQPDAAAAMAKIEAPCLIAVMGKVKSYTTEDQRTFVSVRPERVVPITESIRSEWLLDTARSTWDRMVKMQKALKAEDRSAEGLKKTGLSDTEAAGISQAIEVYGPPEAGTYLISIQNALRAILPDDNIDLGLPEDSVPEGPEEIDIDVQPGDPKAAADASPSSEDREAKEAAVLKLIKELDTDGKGAARDELERRAEQEGISSMELEEITDGLLNKGLAYEPNLRYVKVI; this is encoded by the coding sequence TTGACCAACGCAAGAGAGACCGCGTGGAGGGTTTTCTCCACTGAACTGAACAGTGCCAGCTACGAGATCAAGGCCGAGGCCGAGAAGATGCCGTCCTATCAGCTCAGCCGCCTGGGGGCGCGCATCAACCGCGTCCTCATCGCGGGCATCCTGACCGAGAAGGAGAACGTCGGCACCGACGACGAGCCCATGTGGAGGGGCAGGATCCAGGACGTCGCGTCCGGGACCGTGTACATCAACATCGGGAGGTTCCAGCCTGACGCGGCGGCCGCCATGGCCAAGATCGAGGCTCCGTGCCTCATCGCGGTCATGGGGAAGGTCAAATCGTACACCACCGAGGACCAGAGGACCTTCGTATCCGTCCGCCCTGAGAGGGTGGTGCCCATCACCGAGAGCATCCGCAGCGAGTGGCTCCTCGACACCGCCCGCTCCACCTGGGACAGGATGGTCAAGATGCAGAAGGCGCTCAAGGCCGAGGACAGGTCCGCCGAGGGGCTGAAGAAGACCGGCCTCTCCGACACCGAGGCGGCCGGCATCAGCCAGGCCATCGAGGTCTACGGGCCCCCCGAGGCCGGGACCTACCTGATCAGCATCCAGAACGCCCTCAGGGCAATCCTCCCCGATGACAACATCGATCTGGGTCTTCCGGAGGATTCCGTGCCCGAGGGGCCCGAGGAGATAGACATCGACGTCCAGCCCGGGGACCCCAAGGCCGCCGCGGACGCTTCCCCCTCTTCCGAGGACAGGGAGGCCAAGGAGGCCGCCGTCCTGAAGCTCATCAAAGAGCTCGACACCGACGGCAAGGGCGCGGCCCGCGACGAGCTCGAGCGCAGGGCAGAGCAGGAGGGCATCTCCAGCATGGAGCTCGAGGAGATCACCGACGGCCTGCTCAACAAAGGGCTCGCTTACGAGCCCAACCTCAGATACGTCAAGGTCATCTGA
- a CDS encoding single-stranded DNA-binding protein, with the protein MEDSGKIDIGPIAEEIFGALGGKVDMETIRKEADTYINVYHIEPETAKSGIMKKLGGRKPSDGVQVSSSGVTKKVGEITGTEMNVTVTAKILFVEKREITARGVPKTIISGICADDTGSIPFTIWSDEGEYEKGSVYTFKNAYTKKFRDAPQLNIGNRGKVIPAPDVSFGSISQSSEAVSPQAKPVKISEITDKSGNVCITGKIIDVATREISIKGEPKTVWSGTIADDTGKITFTAWNDFKLREGENVKIANAYIRAWKGIPQLNIDKTTVEEISGEIPGVKAEDSQKTVGEIVRIGGGLDIVIKGTVVDIRSGSGLIDRCPQCRRAISNGECAVHGPVQNPVKDLRIKATVDDGTGAISAIIGRADTEKLTGMTLDEAEALAESSGNPGAVADRIASALVLKRVTLKGNAMTDDFGPSIIVHSAQLSPVDVKAEARKLYEEVEGSL; encoded by the coding sequence CGCTCGGCGGAAAGGTCGACATGGAAACCATCCGCAAGGAAGCGGACACGTACATCAATGTGTACCATATAGAGCCTGAGACCGCCAAAAGCGGCATCATGAAGAAGCTCGGCGGCAGGAAACCGTCGGACGGCGTGCAGGTCTCGTCGTCGGGCGTGACCAAGAAGGTCGGGGAGATCACCGGGACGGAGATGAACGTCACCGTCACCGCGAAGATACTCTTCGTCGAGAAGAGGGAGATCACCGCCAGAGGCGTTCCCAAGACCATCATTTCCGGGATATGCGCGGACGATACCGGCTCCATACCGTTCACCATCTGGAGCGACGAAGGGGAGTACGAGAAGGGTTCTGTGTACACGTTCAAGAACGCCTACACGAAGAAGTTCCGCGACGCGCCCCAGCTCAACATCGGCAACCGCGGGAAGGTCATCCCCGCGCCGGACGTATCGTTCGGATCGATCAGCCAGAGCTCGGAGGCGGTTTCGCCCCAGGCCAAGCCTGTCAAGATTTCCGAGATAACTGATAAGAGCGGGAACGTCTGCATCACCGGCAAGATCATAGACGTCGCCACCAGGGAGATCTCGATCAAGGGAGAGCCCAAGACCGTCTGGTCCGGCACCATCGCCGACGACACCGGCAAGATCACCTTCACCGCCTGGAACGATTTCAAGCTGCGCGAGGGCGAGAACGTCAAGATCGCCAACGCCTACATCAGGGCCTGGAAGGGCATACCCCAGCTCAACATCGACAAGACCACGGTCGAGGAGATCTCCGGGGAGATCCCCGGCGTGAAGGCCGAGGACAGCCAGAAGACGGTCGGCGAGATCGTCCGCATCGGAGGAGGCCTGGACATCGTCATCAAGGGCACGGTCGTGGACATCAGGTCCGGATCGGGGCTCATCGACAGGTGCCCGCAGTGCAGGCGCGCCATCAGCAACGGGGAGTGCGCCGTCCACGGGCCCGTCCAGAACCCGGTGAAGGACCTGAGGATCAAGGCCACCGTCGACGACGGCACCGGCGCCATCAGCGCCATCATCGGACGCGCCGACACCGAGAAGCTCACCGGCATGACCCTCGACGAGGCGGAGGCCCTGGCCGAGTCCTCCGGCAACCCCGGGGCGGTCGCCGACAGGATCGCCTCCGCGCTGGTCCTCAAGAGGGTCACTCTCAAAGGGAACGCCATGACGGACGACTTCGGCCCGTCGATCATCGTCCACAGCGCCCAGCTGTCGCCGGTGGACGTGAAGGCGGAAGCGCGTAAGCTGTACGAGGAAGTGGAGGGATCGCTTTGA